A stretch of the Solanum dulcamara chromosome 6, daSolDulc1.2, whole genome shotgun sequence genome encodes the following:
- the LOC129891228 gene encoding uncharacterized protein LOC129891228 → MASTSLDMSFLGNFENWSFRPGTRLRPCISQERNGIFLGKNKNYTSSVGYNGVPLTEISCVPSAAVSPNELPPLVSALKASAEENAASFHFPGHNRGQAAPSSLTQLIGAKPFLHDLPELPKLDNLFSPEGPIFEAQKLAAKLFGASETWFLVGGSTCGIHAAILATCSPGDTLILPRNSHISAISSMVLSGALPKYIVPEYDFKWDVAGGITPSQVNDAIKELEMEGRKAAALLVVSPTYHGICSNMDEICHICHSYNIPVIVDEAHGAHLGFHPELPSSSLSQGADLAVQSTHKVLCALTQSSMLHMQGNLVDRERISKSLQMLQSSSPSYLLLASLDATRAQLSENREAIFDKAIDLALEARSLISKIPGISILEFPSFSSFFHIDPLRLTVGVWQLGLSGFEADDILCNDFGVVCELVGTKSFTLAFNLGTQRDHVLRLVAGLKHLSRTSQFPQPVKDEGKNLNHFVCLDDIRISMSPREAFFATKRKVSIKDSLGEICGELVCPYPPGIPVLIPGEIITAEGLNYLLEIRSGGAVITGAADYTLSSFVVCVT, encoded by the exons ATGGCTTCTACAAGTCTGGATATG AGCTTTCTTGGGAATTTCGAGAACTGGAGTTTCAGGCCTGGTACAAGACTAAGACCTTGCATTTCCCAA GAAAGGAATGGCATATTTCTCGGGAAAAACAAGAACTATACAAGCTCTGTAGGATATAATGGAGTTCCTTTAACAGAAATTTCTTGTGTTCCAAGTGCTGCTGTCAGTCCCAATGAACTTCCTCCACTTGTTAGTGCTTTAAAAGCTTCAGCTGAAGAAAATGCTGCAAGTTTTCATTTTCCTGGCCATAACAGAGGACAAGCAGCACCATCGTCGTTAACTCAGCTCATTGGTGCAAAACCGTTTCTTCATGATTTGCCTGAGCTTCCGAAGCTTGACAATCTGTTTTCACCAGAAGGTCCCATTTTCGAAGCACAAAAACTAGCTGCAAAACTTTTTGGAGCATCGGAAACATGGTTCCTTGTTGGAGGTAGTACATGTGGAATTCACGCGGCCATTCTGGCGACTTGTTCACCTGGAGATACTCTTATTCTCCCACGGAATTCTCATATCTCAGCCATATCTTCCATGGTATTGTCTGGTGCACTCCCAAAGTACATTGTCCCtgaatatgatttcaaatgggATGTTGCTGGTGGCATTACTCCATCACAG GTGAATGATGCAATCAAAGAGCTAGAAATGGAGGGCCGAAAAGCAGCAGCCCTTTTGGTTGTCTCCCCTACCTATCATGGTATATGCAGCAACATGGATGAAATTTGTCATATTTGTCATTCGTATAATATCCCTGTGATTGTCGATGAGGCTCATGGGGCCCATTTAGGATTTCATCCAGAGCTGCCTAGCTCATCCCTCAGCCAGGGAGCTGATCTTGCTGTACAGTCTACTCACAAAGTTTTGTGTGCACTTACACAATCTTCTATGTTGCACATGCAAGGAAATCTTGTAGATAGAGAAAGAATCAGCAAAAGCCTACAAATGCTTCAAAGTAGTAGCCCTAGTTATCTGCTTTTAGCATCTCTGGATGCCACCAGGGCCCAACTAAGTGAAAATAGAGAGGCTATTTTTGACAAAGCAATAGACTTGGCTCTGGAAGCAAGAAGCCTGATTAGTAAAATTCCTGGAATCTCAATCCTTGAGTTTCCAAGTTTCTCTAGTTTTTTTCATATCGACCCATTGCGACTCACTGTTGGTGTATGGCAGTTAGGTCTTTCAGGTTTTGAAGCAGATGATATATTGTGCAATGATTTTGGTGTTGTTTGTGAACTTGTTGGGACCAAATCTTTTACTTTGGCATTTAACTTGGGGACTCAAAGAGATCATGTCCTTCGGCTTGTAGCTGGTCTTAAGCATCTATCACGAACTTCTCAGTTTCCTCAACCTGTGAAAGATGAaggaaaaaatttaaatcattttGTATGCCTTGATGATATTAGGATAAGCATGAGCCCTAGAGAGGCCTTCTTTGCTACAAAACGTAAAGTCAGCATAAAAGATAGCCTCGGCGAAATTTGTGGAGAGCTTGTATGTCCTTATCCACCTGGTATTCCAGTGCTAATTCCTGGTGAGATCATCACAGCAGAAGGATTGAATTATCTCCTGGAGATCAGAAGCGGGGGAGCTGTTATTACTGGAGCAGCTGATTACACCCTATCATCTTTTGTTGTATGTGTTACCTAA